The genomic window TGAGTGCGGTACCTATTGCAAGAACGATGGTCAATTCATGGCGTTTGATACGTGTTACGGCCAGAGCGGTTCCGCCCTCGCCGCCGTGCAGCCACATATGCCAGCCGATCGCCGTCAGCACGAAATATACGATCTGCAAGCCGGCATCGGCATACAGCCGCGATCCAAAGAAAACAATGCAGTACGCCGCGACATTTATCAGTCCGACAGGGAAATTCCAGATATTTTGCCTGACCGAAAGCCAAATATAGATGGCTCCCGCAGCAAAGGCAATGGTCTCCAGAAGCGAAGGCATTACTTATCCGAGCGTGCTCCTGAGCTTTGCCATCGCACCGTCAAGGATCTCATCTTCGCGAGCAATACAAATGCGGACGTGGGCATCCCAAAGGTCATTGTCTGCGAACGCACTGCCGGGCGTCATGCCCACTCCGGCGTCGCGCATCAGCATCTCGTTGAAGGCTATGGCATCGCTGAATTTGCGCGGAATTCGCGCCCAAATGTAGAACGCCGAGCCTGAGTTATAGATCTCGAAGCCAAGCTCCGCAAGGCCATCACAGAAACGGCGGCGTTTGGCATCGAATGTATCGCGAAGCTCTGTATAGTAGCCGTCATTTGCCGTCAGTACCTTGGCAAGAGCGGCCTGAAGCGGCGTCGCCGGACAAACGTATATCACATTTGCCGCATTGTTTATCGGAGCAATAAGCTCGCCGGTGCCGAACGCATAACCAAGCCGCCAGCCCGAGATGTTCCACGATTTTGAGAACGAATTGACCGTTATCGTACGCTCACGCATCTCGGGCAGCGATGCGATGGGAATGTGCGGCGTTTCGCCCGTTACATAGTGCTCATAGACCTCGTCGGAAACGACAAGAAGGTCTAGTTCCTTCGCGACATCGGCAATGGCTTCAAGTTCGGCTTGCGACATCACCTTTCCGCTCGGATTCGCTGGACTGCAGACGATGATCGTATGCAGCGGGTAGTCCTTGCGGCCTTTAAGTTCGCGGCAGTGTGCAAGCAGTTCATCTTTGCCGAAAGCGAGATCGGCATCCAACGCGAATGTCTCGGTCTTTGCTCCGAATTCCTCGAGTATGCGTTTGTGATACGGATAATACGGCTCGAAAACGAGCGCGGCCTTGCCTCGAAGATAGCTTTGCGCGATACCGATCAACGCGCCGGTGCCGCCGTTCGTGATCATCAGCTCAAAGGGCCGAGCATCCGCGTCGATGGAAATGCCGTTATATTTTTCGAGCTTTGCCGCGACTGCGCGCCGCAGCCCTTCATGGCCTTCGCTGCCGCCATAATGATTTTGGCTCGCGGCAATTATCGCGGCCGCCTCGGCAGCAAGCTGCGGATCGATCGGCAGTTCGGACTGCCCCTGCACAAGGTTTCCGCTCGCCGGCACAAGCCTTGTGATAGCGCGGATGTCGGGTTTTACCTTCTTAATGACCGGTTCTGACATAAACAATAAAAATAACAGCTTTCGCGGCAGGACGCTAAATAAGCTGCGGCGTCATTTACGGCTTACGAATGGGTTTCCGCTCACCCAGAACCGCAAAAGACGCTCGGCATCTTCGCCCGCAAAATCGATCCCGATGCGTTTTCCGACGGCCACTTCTTCATCCTTGAATCTCTTGTAACGCTCGATATAGATGTTCTCACCCAACAGGTCTTCGCCGTTGCGGTCGCGATCGAGGTCAAGTGCGATACAGAGCTTGCCCGGCCCAGAAGTAAGATTCGTGTCCTTCATATCGCCGCGCCGCAGCCGCATTGCATCAATGCCTTCGACCGGCTCGATGGCGCGAATAAGCACGCCGTGCGGATGGTCCGCCGGGCCGGTAACGATATTGAGCTGATGATACATCCCGTAAATGAAGTAGATATACGCATGGCCGCCCACGCCGTAGCTGACATTATTGCGAGCTGTCCGGCGGCCGCCGAAACTGTGGGCTGCACGGTCATTGTGCCCCATATACGCCTCTGTCTCGACGATCATTCCGGAGATGCGCCTACCGTCATCGCCCGGCACGACAAGCAGTTTGCCGAGCAGATCGCGGGCAAGCGACGGTGTATCGCGGGATAGATAGAATTTGCGCGAAAGCTTCTTCATGGCAACGTTCGGGCGAATAAAGGTGTCGAATTTGCTATCATCTGACCTTTGCAGCGTATGCGCACTCGAACATTACTCGCTATCTTACTTTTATCCTGTACCGCCGCACTTGCGCAAAAGCCGGACACCGTCATCGCAGTCGCCGCAGGCCACACGGTCAAGCTGAGCGACCTCGCTGATGACGTGCAGAAGATCGCGTCTGAAATGCCGGCGTCTCTCGCAAAGCAGCGGCGCGAACTGTTCTCGGATTTCCTGTTCCACCGCGTCATGAGCCTCGAAGCGGCATCGAAAGGAGTCTCGGAAAAGGAGTTTGTCGATTCAGAAAAACGAAAGGCAGCAGATCCGTCAGAGGCCGAAATAAGAACGGTCTATGAAGCGAACCGCGACCGTCTGGGTGATAAAACCTACGAAGAAGCTCATTGGATGCTCCTAAATTTCTTACGCACCGGCCCGGAAAGCAAAGCAGTTAATGCCGCGTATGACAGCTTGAAACAAAAGTACAAAGTAACTTTGGTGAAGGATATTGACGCAAAGGGCATCGCTCCCGGCGACACTGTTGCCTCGATCAGCGGTAAACCGCTGACATTAAAGGAGTTCGACACCTACGCCGCGCCTCGGCTTTATGACCTGCAAGCAGGTGCAGCCGATGAGATCATTGCGGATGCCGAGGGCCTTTTGCTCGATCTTCTTGCCCGCGACGAGGCAAAGATACAGCAACTGGAGCCGATGGATCTGTGGGCAAAGGAGGTAACCGATAAGATGAAGGACTTTTCGGATGACGAGCAGGACCGCCTCACCGAAGCCTTCAAACAGAAGCTTTTCGTCAAATACAATGCGACGATCGTTTACAAAGGCCCCGAGCCGGCGGCATATCCCGTATCTGCCGATCACGGACCTTCGACCGGGCCGGCGAATGCACCCGTTACGGTCATAATGTTCAGCGATTTTCAATGCCCGGCCTGTGCGGCAACTCATCCTGTTCTGAAGAAAGTGCTCGCAGAATATCCGGGTAAGATCCGCTTTGTCGTGCGAAACTTCCCTCTCGAAACGCTGCATCAAAACGCCTATCGTGCGGCACTTGCGGCCGGAGCGGCCAACTTGCAGGGAAAATTCTTTGAATATACTGACATACTCTACCGAGATCAGGACAAACTCGATGACGCATCGCTCAAGCGCTATGCCGCAGCCCTCGGTTTGAATGCCGCCAAGTTTGATATAGACTTGAAATCCGCCGCTGTCGCCGCCAAGGTCAAGAAGGATATGGCGGACGGCTACGACCTTGACATCACAGGCACACCGACGATCTATGTCAACGGCATAAAGGTGCGGCGGCTTACAGCCGATGCGTTCCGAGCCGCGATCGACCGCGTGCTGAAGAAATGAGCCTTTCTTTGTTCCTATGCGTTCCATATTGATCGTTTTCATTCTGAGCGTTGCCGCTGCCTGCGGCGCCCCGCCCGTAAACAACAAGCCGAACGTCAATAAGGCGCCGGCAGTACCGCAGCGGACGGCGTTGCCTGTTTACGGCTACGAGGTCGTCAAGGCATATCCGCACGACCAGCGGGCATTTACCGAAGGGCTTTTTTTCCATGACGGCGCTTTGTATGAGAGTACGGGCGAACAGAGACGCTCATCGATCCGAAAGGTCGAGCTTACAACCGGAAAGGTGCTTCAAAAATGGGATCTGCCGGCCGAGGACTTTGGCGAAGGCATAGCAATGATCGGCGACAAGATCTATATGCTCACATGGCAGCAAGGCCTCGGGCGCGTGTTCAACGCCGGCGACTTCAAACTGCTTCGCGAGTTCAGCTACCAAGGCGAAGGCTGGGGTATGACGACCGACGGGACGAACCTGATACTCTCACAGGGCACGC from Chloracidobacterium sp. includes these protein-coding regions:
- a CDS encoding glutaminyl-peptide cyclotransferase, with the protein product MRSILIVFILSVAAACGAPPVNNKPNVNKAPAVPQRTALPVYGYEVVKAYPHDQRAFTEGLFFHDGALYESTGEQRRSSIRKVELTTGKVLQKWDLPAEDFGEGIAMIGDKIYMLTWQQGLGRVFNAGDFKLLREFSYQGEGWGMTTDGTNLILSQGTHVLKVMDPNTFETVRTIPVMREDGRPLMRINELEWIKGEIWANVWHSEDPEVLGKPNYIARIDPNSGKLLGWINLAGISPDDQDKPGQEENTLNGIAYDSTGDRIFVTGKNWKKLYEIKIKEPAAQ
- a CDS encoding nicotinamide mononucleotide transporter; amino-acid sequence: MPSLLETIAFAAGAIYIWLSVRQNIWNFPVGLINVAAYCIVFFGSRLYADAGLQIVYFVLTAIGWHMWLHGGEGGTALAVTRIKRHELTIVLAIGTALTLLLWTFLSKVGGSASPFDSLTTSFSLCGQWLLNRKLLENWLFWIAVDAIYVPLYIYKELYLTAVLYAIFLGLAFVGYYKWRESWLEGAAAV
- a CDS encoding thioredoxin domain-containing protein: MRTRTLLAILLLSCTAALAQKPDTVIAVAAGHTVKLSDLADDVQKIASEMPASLAKQRRELFSDFLFHRVMSLEAASKGVSEKEFVDSEKRKAADPSEAEIRTVYEANRDRLGDKTYEEAHWMLLNFLRTGPESKAVNAAYDSLKQKYKVTLVKDIDAKGIAPGDTVASISGKPLTLKEFDTYAAPRLYDLQAGAADEIIADAEGLLLDLLARDEAKIQQLEPMDLWAKEVTDKMKDFSDDEQDRLTEAFKQKLFVKYNATIVYKGPEPAAYPVSADHGPSTGPANAPVTVIMFSDFQCPACAATHPVLKKVLAEYPGKIRFVVRNFPLETLHQNAYRAALAAGAANLQGKFFEYTDILYRDQDKLDDASLKRYAAALGLNAAKFDIDLKSAAVAAKVKKDMADGYDLDITGTPTIYVNGIKVRRLTADAFRAAIDRVLKK
- a CDS encoding DNA-3-methyladenine glycosylase gives rise to the protein MKKLSRKFYLSRDTPSLARDLLGKLLVVPGDDGRRISGMIVETEAYMGHNDRAAHSFGGRRTARNNVSYGVGGHAYIYFIYGMYHQLNIVTGPADHPHGVLIRAIEPVEGIDAMRLRRGDMKDTNLTSGPGKLCIALDLDRDRNGEDLLGENIYIERYKRFKDEEVAVGKRIGIDFAGEDAERLLRFWVSGNPFVSRK
- a CDS encoding pyridoxal phosphate-dependent aminotransferase, with product MSEPVIKKVKPDIRAITRLVPASGNLVQGQSELPIDPQLAAEAAAIIAASQNHYGGSEGHEGLRRAVAAKLEKYNGISIDADARPFELMITNGGTGALIGIAQSYLRGKAALVFEPYYPYHKRILEEFGAKTETFALDADLAFGKDELLAHCRELKGRKDYPLHTIIVCSPANPSGKVMSQAELEAIADVAKELDLLVVSDEVYEHYVTGETPHIPIASLPEMRERTITVNSFSKSWNISGWRLGYAFGTGELIAPINNAANVIYVCPATPLQAALAKVLTANDGYYTELRDTFDAKRRRFCDGLAELGFEIYNSGSAFYIWARIPRKFSDAIAFNEMLMRDAGVGMTPGSAFADNDLWDAHVRICIAREDEILDGAMAKLRSTLG